One region of Bombyx mori chromosome 27, ASM3026992v2 genomic DNA includes:
- the LOC101742290 gene encoding sodium- and chloride-dependent GABA transporter 1 — MDVKNDDIELSVQGTSKPSDVAIKSNLPERESWASKLDFILSVVGLAIGLGNVWRFPYLCYKNGGGAFLIPYFLTLFLAGIPMFFMELAMGQMLTIGGLGVFKIAPIFKGIGYAAAVMSCWMNVYYIVILAWAIFYFFMSMRSDVPWRNCDNYWNTPSCVNPYDRKNLTCWSSKDMSTYCILNGKNFTKAMLSDPVKEFWERRALQISSGIEHIGNIRWELAGTLLLVWVLCYFCIWKGVRWTGKVVYFTALFPYFLLTVLLIRGITLPGALEGIKFYVMPNMSKLLESEVWIDAVTQIFFSYGLGLGTLVALGSYNKFTNNVYKDALIVCSVNSSTSMFAGFVIFSVVGFMAHEQQRPVAEVAASGPGLAFLAYPSAVLQLPGAPLWSCLFFFMLLLIGLDSQFCTMEGFVTAVIDEWPKLLRRRKEVFIAITCVISYLVGLSCISEGGMYVFQILDSYAVSGFCLLFLIFFECVSISWAFGVNRFYDGIKEMIGYYPMIWWKFCWVGFTPAICISVFIFNLVQWTPIKYMNYEYPWWSHAFGWFTALSSMLCIPGYMVYLWRVTPGTWHEKFNTIVRIPEDVPSLRTKMQAEEQAKHGKA, encoded by the exons ATGGACGTGAAAAACGATGATATTGAACTTAGCGTGCAGGGAACAAGCAAGCCAAG TGACGTCGCGATCAAATCCAATTTGCCGGAGCGAGAATCCTGGGCCAGCAAGCTAGACTTCATCCTTTCTGTAGTTGGCTTGGCCATTGGACTTGGTAACGTTTGGCGTTTCCCTTACCTCTGTTACAAGAATGGCGGGGGAGCCTTCCTCATTCCTTACTTCCTTACACTCTTCCTCGCTGGTATACCGATGTTTTTCATGGAACTGGCCATGGGACAAATGCTGACGATTGGAGGCCTCGGCGTTTTTAAGATCGCCCCGATTTTTAAAG gcATTGGCTACGCTGCAGCCGTGATGTCCTGTTGGATGAATGTTTACTACATCGTAATTCTGGCCTGGGCTATATTTTACTTCTTCATGTCGATGCGTTCAG ATGTCCCTTGGCGTAATTGCGACAATTACTGGAACACACCGAGTTGCGTGAACCCTTACGATCGTAAGAATCTGACTTGCTGGTCTAGCAAGGATATGTCGACTTATTGCATCCTCAACGGCAAAAACTTCACCAAAGCTATGCTCTCTGATCCGGTCAAGGAATTTTGGGA ACGCCGCGCCCTACAGATTTCATCAGGCATCGAGCATATTGGCAACATCCGCTGGGAATTAGCCGGGACCTTGCTTCTCGTTTGGGTTCTGTGTTACTTCTGCATTTGGAAAGGAGTGAGATGGACAGGCAAAGTTGTTTACTTTACTGCACTGTTTCCATACTTTTTGCTTACCGTGCTGTTAATTAgag GTATAACGTTACCGGGAGCCTTGGAAGGGATAAAGTTCTACGTGATGCCAAACATGTCCAAGCTACTGGAGTCTGAAGTATGGATTGACGCTGTCACTCAAATCTTCTTCTCGTACGGATTAGGCCTGGGCACTTTAGTAGCTCTTGGTAGCTACAACAAGTTCACTAATAATGTTTACAA GGACGCTCTGATAGTCTGCTCTGTTAACTCCAGCACGTCAATGTTTGCTGGTTTCGTCATCTTTTCTGTGGTTGGCTTTATGGCGCATGAACAGCAGCGTCCTGTTGCTGAAGTGGCCGCTTCTG GTCCGGGCTTGGCATTTCTGGCGTACCCATCAGCCGTCCTGCAGTTGCCAGGTGCCCCGCTCTGGTCTTGCCTGTTCTTCTTCATGCTACTCCTCATTGGCTTGGACAGCCAGTTCTGCACCATGGAAGGCTTCGTGACCGCCGTCATCGACGAATGGCCTAAACTCTTGAGAAGGCGAAAGGAAGTGTTCATTGCAATTACTTGCGTTATTTCTTACCTGGTCGGATTGTCTTGTATCTCTGAA gGTGGCATGTACGTTTTTCAAATCCTCGACTCGTACGCTGTCTCTGGTTTCTGTCTGCTGTTCCTCATTTTCTTTGAGTGCGTCTCCATCTCGTGGGCCTTCGGTGTTAACCGTTTCTATGACGGGATCAAGGAAATGATCGGATACTACCCAATGATTTGGTGGAAGTTCTGCTGGGTTGGATTCACTCCTGCCATTTGCATT AGCGTTTTCATCTTCAATCTCGTGCAGTGGACTCCAATCAAATACATGAATTACGAATACCCCTGGTGGTCCCACGCATTCGGATGGTTTACCGCTTTATCTTCGATGTTGTGTATTCCTGGGTACATGGTGTACCTGTGGCGTGTCACCCCCGGAACCTGGCatgag aaattcaACACGATCGTACGCATTCCCGAAGACGTGCCATCTCTACGAACAAAGATGCAAGCTGAAGAACAAGCAAAACATGGCAAAGCTTAG